One Vibrio neonatus genomic window carries:
- the argS gene encoding arginine--tRNA ligase, protein MNIQALINDKVSQALEAAGAPAGSPAAVRQSAKAQFGDYQANGVMGVAKRLGTNPREFAQKVLEHLDLDGIASKTEIAGPGFINIFLSEDFLAKSAKAALADSRLGVSTDAPTTIVADYSAPNVAKEMHVGHLRSTIIGDAVVRTLEFLGHKVIRANHIGDWGTQFGMLIANLERVQEQEGEVSMKLSDLEGFYRESKKLYDEDEEFAVKARNYVVKLQSGDKFCVDMWRKLVDITMQQNQLNYDRLNVSLTRDDVMGESQYNHMLANVVADLKEKGLAQEDDGAQVVFLDEFKNKDGDPMGVIVQKRDGGFLYTTTDIACAKYRYEELGADRILYFIDSRQHQHLMQAWTIVRKAGYVPEEVSLEHHAFGMMLGKDGRPFKTRAGGTVRLVDLLDEAEERAQKLIESKNPTLAEDEKKSIATTVAMAAVKYADLSKHRTTDYVFDWDNMLAFEGNTAPYMQYAYTRVASIFAKAGVSMDDLQGDIIVTDEKEKALIAKLLQFEEAVQSVAREGQPHIMCSYLFELAGQFSGFYEACPILVAENEAVKQSRLQLAALTAKTIKQGLSLLGIQTLERM, encoded by the coding sequence GTGAATATTCAAGCACTTATTAACGACAAAGTATCTCAAGCACTAGAAGCCGCAGGCGCCCCAGCGGGTAGCCCGGCAGCAGTGCGTCAATCTGCAAAAGCTCAGTTTGGTGACTACCAAGCCAACGGCGTAATGGGCGTAGCAAAACGACTAGGTACAAACCCACGAGAATTTGCTCAAAAAGTGCTTGAGCACCTAGACCTTGACGGTATTGCTAGCAAAACTGAAATTGCTGGCCCTGGCTTTATCAACATCTTCCTTAGCGAAGATTTCCTAGCCAAATCAGCAAAAGCTGCACTGGCTGACTCTCGCCTTGGTGTATCGACTGACGCGCCAACAACTATCGTCGCGGACTACTCTGCACCTAACGTGGCTAAAGAAATGCACGTAGGCCACCTTCGCTCAACCATCATTGGTGATGCGGTAGTGCGTACTTTAGAGTTCTTAGGCCATAAAGTTATCCGTGCTAACCACATCGGTGACTGGGGTACTCAGTTTGGTATGCTGATTGCTAACCTTGAACGCGTTCAAGAACAAGAAGGCGAAGTTTCAATGAAACTGTCTGATCTGGAAGGCTTTTACCGCGAATCTAAAAAGCTATATGACGAAGACGAAGAGTTTGCAGTTAAAGCACGTAACTACGTCGTTAAGCTGCAAAGCGGCGACAAATTCTGCGTAGACATGTGGAGAAAGTTGGTTGACATCACCATGCAACAAAACCAGCTTAACTACGACCGTCTAAACGTATCACTGACTCGTGACGACGTGATGGGCGAAAGCCAATACAACCACATGTTGGCTAACGTTGTTGCTGACCTTAAAGAAAAAGGCTTAGCGCAAGAAGATGACGGCGCTCAAGTTGTATTCCTTGATGAGTTCAAAAACAAAGATGGCGACCCTATGGGCGTTATCGTGCAAAAACGTGACGGCGGCTTCCTATACACCACCACCGATATTGCATGTGCGAAATACCGTTATGAAGAACTGGGCGCAGACCGCATTCTTTACTTCATCGATTCACGTCAGCATCAGCATCTAATGCAAGCATGGACTATCGTGCGTAAAGCTGGTTATGTCCCAGAAGAAGTGTCTCTTGAGCACCACGCATTTGGCATGATGCTAGGCAAAGACGGTCGTCCATTTAAGACTCGTGCAGGTGGTACAGTTCGCCTTGTCGATCTTCTAGATGAAGCGGAAGAGCGCGCACAAAAACTGATTGAGTCTAAAAACCCAACGCTTGCGGAAGATGAGAAAAAATCCATCGCAACCACAGTGGCAATGGCGGCAGTAAAATACGCTGACCTATCTAAACACCGCACTACAGACTACGTGTTCGATTGGGACAACATGTTAGCATTTGAAGGCAATACAGCGCCTTACATGCAATATGCCTACACTCGTGTTGCGTCTATCTTCGCTAAAGCGGGCGTGTCTATGGATGACTTGCAAGGCGATATCATCGTTACTGATGAAAAAGAAAAAGCACTTATCGCTAAACTGCTACAGTTTGAAGAAGCGGTACAATCTGTCGCTCGTGAAGGTCAACCGCACATCATGTGTAGCTACCTATTTGAACTAGCAGGTCAATTCTCTGGCTTCTACGAAGCATGCCCAATCTTAGTAGCAGAAAACGAAGCGGTTAAACAAAGCCGTCTACAACTTGCTGCACTAACAGCGAAGACTATCAAACAAGGTCTATCTCTACTGGGTATCCAAACGCTA